In Ruminiclostridium papyrosolvens DSM 2782, the following proteins share a genomic window:
- a CDS encoding HU family DNA-binding protein: MNKSELVDKMAEKSGLSKKDSDKALNAMLESVEEALTSGDKVQLIGFGSFEVKQRAARKGRNPQTMEEINIPESKAPVFKAGKDLKEMINK, encoded by the coding sequence ATGAATAAATCGGAATTGGTAGACAAAATGGCAGAGAAGTCAGGCCTTTCAAAAAAAGACTCAGATAAAGCTTTAAATGCAATGCTGGAAAGCGTTGAAGAAGCGTTAACCAGTGGGGACAAGGTTCAGCTTATTGGCTTTGGATCATTCGAAGTAAAACAAAGAGCAGCCAGGAAAGGCAGAAACCCGCAGACAATGGAAGAAATAAATATTCCGGAGAGCAAAGCTCCTGTATTTAAGGCTGGCAAAGACTTAAAGGAAATGATTAACAAATAG
- the mazG gene encoding nucleoside triphosphate pyrophosphohydrolase yields the protein MNEGKLDRLIDIMKILRSETGCPWDREQTYDSLKRYFIEETYEYLEAVDLNDKKKMVEELGDVLLQVVFHGVIAAENGDFTMEDVINGICDKLIHRHPHVFGNVKADTSDQVLENWEEIKKKEKGLINQASVLQDVPKNLPALMRSYKVQQKAAQVGFDWDNTSDVFAKIREEIDELEQEVLNSSKTGIEEEMGDVFFSVVNLSRFCKVHPELSLTQSTNKFIKRFEYIEKKAAELGKNLNDMTLSEMDELWNEAKMNKCEENG from the coding sequence GAGCAGACTTATGATAGTTTAAAGAGGTATTTTATAGAGGAAACATATGAGTACCTTGAAGCAGTAGATTTAAACGATAAAAAGAAGATGGTTGAGGAACTTGGAGACGTACTTTTACAAGTAGTCTTTCATGGGGTTATAGCAGCAGAGAACGGAGATTTTACCATGGAGGACGTAATCAACGGGATTTGTGACAAGCTCATTCACCGACACCCTCATGTATTTGGAAATGTAAAGGCAGATACCTCTGATCAGGTTCTTGAAAACTGGGAGGAAATAAAGAAAAAGGAAAAGGGACTGATAAATCAAGCCTCAGTACTTCAGGATGTTCCTAAAAATTTGCCTGCACTTATGAGAAGCTATAAGGTCCAGCAAAAGGCTGCACAAGTGGGATTTGACTGGGATAATACCTCAGATGTCTTTGCAAAAATACGAGAAGAAATAGACGAACTGGAGCAGGAAGTATTGAATTCGAGTAAAACAGGCATTGAAGAAGAAATGGGAGATGTATTTTTTTCAGTAGTTAATTTATCTCGCTTTTGCAAGGTGCATCCTGAATTATCACTAACCCAATCTACAAATAAGTTTATTAAAAGATTTGAGTATATAGAGAAGAAGGCAGCAGAACTTGGTAAAAATTTAAATGATATGACTCTATCTGAGATGGATGAATTGTGGAATGAAGCCAAAATGAATAAATGTGAGGAAAATGGATAA